The following coding sequences are from one Pseudomonas oryzae window:
- the gacA gene encoding response regulator transcription factor GacA, which produces MINVLVVDDHDLVRTGIRRMLADVPGLSVVGEAGSGEEALLRVRELKPDLVLMDVKMPGIGGLEATRKINRSHPAVKVIAVTACDEEPFPSRLLQAGASGYLTKGAALEEMIKAIRQVFNGQRYISADIAQQLALKSFQPQGETSPFEQLSEREMQIALMIAECQKVQAISDKLCLSPKTVNTYRYRIFEKLEITSDVELAMLAVRHGMVDVDS; this is translated from the coding sequence GTGATCAACGTACTGGTTGTGGATGATCATGATCTGGTGCGCACCGGCATTCGCCGTATGCTGGCCGATGTTCCCGGCCTGAGCGTGGTGGGGGAGGCAGGGTCGGGCGAGGAAGCCCTGCTGCGCGTTCGCGAACTCAAGCCTGACCTGGTGCTTATGGATGTCAAGATGCCCGGCATCGGCGGCCTGGAGGCCACGCGCAAGATCAATCGCAGTCATCCTGCGGTCAAGGTGATCGCCGTCACCGCCTGTGACGAGGAGCCGTTTCCCTCGCGCCTGCTGCAGGCCGGTGCATCGGGGTATCTGACCAAGGGCGCGGCGCTCGAAGAGATGATCAAGGCGATCCGCCAGGTGTTCAACGGCCAGCGCTACATCAGTGCCGATATCGCCCAGCAACTGGCGCTCAAGTCGTTCCAGCCGCAGGGCGAGACTTCGCCTTTCGAGCAGCTTTCCGAGCGCGAGATGCAGATCGCGCTGATGATCGCCGAGTGCCAGAAGGTGCAGGCGATTTCCGACAAGCTGTGCCTGTCGCCGAAGACGGTCAACACCTACCGCTACCGCATCTTCGAGAAGCTCGAAATCACCAGCGATGTCGAGCTGGCCATGCTGGCCGTGCGCCATGGCATGGTCGATGTCGACAGCTGA